From a region of the Tenggerimyces flavus genome:
- a CDS encoding class I SAM-dependent methyltransferase, producing the protein MRDRVLELLSDPPAEPDWSRGYLDLIGGQPVASTGAIQSLWLGPIGSAFYANALPFWSRLTDEYRASLELLEAVDGSTVLDVGCGPGTLTARIGELVQPSGLVVGLDVSEPMLTRAVHATGSENVAYVRVDASLPPFEDETFDAVFSSAALQLFEDPFAALDELLRVLRPGGQLVLFTPCRGRGPFRIVSSVLASVGGVAMFDPRELPAALKARGITDVRQRVGGMFQLVDAYKQATPSRL; encoded by the coding sequence GTGCGTGATCGCGTTCTGGAGCTGCTGTCCGACCCGCCGGCCGAGCCGGACTGGAGTCGCGGCTACCTCGACCTGATCGGCGGCCAACCGGTCGCGAGCACCGGCGCGATCCAGTCGCTGTGGCTCGGCCCGATCGGCTCGGCCTTCTACGCCAACGCGCTCCCGTTCTGGTCGAGACTCACCGACGAGTACCGCGCCAGCCTCGAGCTGCTCGAAGCCGTCGACGGCAGTACGGTGCTCGACGTCGGCTGCGGCCCCGGCACGCTCACCGCGCGCATTGGCGAGCTCGTCCAGCCGTCCGGCCTGGTCGTCGGCCTCGACGTCTCCGAGCCGATGCTCACCCGCGCGGTGCACGCGACCGGCAGCGAGAACGTCGCGTACGTCCGCGTCGACGCCTCGCTGCCGCCGTTCGAGGACGAGACGTTCGACGCGGTGTTCTCCTCGGCGGCGCTGCAGCTGTTCGAGGACCCGTTCGCCGCCCTCGACGAGCTCCTCCGCGTGCTGCGGCCCGGCGGACAGCTCGTGCTCTTCACGCCCTGCCGCGGTCGCGGGCCGTTCCGGATCGTGAGCTCGGTCCTCGCCTCGGTCGGCGGCGTCGCGATGTTCGACCCGCGCGAGCTGCCGGCCGCCCTGAAGGCCCGCGGGATCACCGACGTACGCCAACGCGTCGGTGGCATGTTCCAGCTCGTGGACGCCTACAAGCAGGCAACTCCCAGCAGGCTTTGA
- a CDS encoding Gfo/Idh/MocA family protein, with translation MGDSLRIGFVGTGTISATYFDHLAKLNGVEVVAAADLDAARVKKVAEERGIRALTPDELYADPDVDAVLNLTIPAAHASVSLAALGAGKHVYGEKPLAVTRQEARPILEAADATGLRVGCAPDTVLGTGTQTARVLLDRGDIGQPTAATAFFTSPGPEPWHPDPEFYYKPGGGPLLDMGPYYLSALVTLLGPVKTVTGRSTRAKLERTVGSGPKQGTSFTVDVETHITGVLEHESGVLTTVITSFDVWGARLPRIEIYGSDGTLSVPDPNTFAGDVEVYSPSSHEWSVAETAGGYAESGRGFGLADMARAIRTDGKHRASGALAFHVLDVMESLLDSAMQEKAVNVESTVERPDAVPLGATPDQG, from the coding sequence ATGGGCGACTCGCTGAGGATCGGATTCGTCGGCACCGGAACGATCAGCGCCACGTACTTCGATCACCTCGCGAAGCTGAACGGCGTGGAGGTCGTCGCGGCGGCCGACCTCGACGCGGCGCGCGTCAAGAAGGTCGCGGAGGAACGCGGCATCCGCGCGCTGACGCCGGACGAGCTCTACGCCGACCCCGACGTCGACGCGGTCCTGAACCTCACGATCCCGGCCGCGCACGCGTCGGTGTCGCTCGCCGCGCTCGGCGCCGGCAAGCACGTGTACGGGGAGAAGCCGCTCGCCGTCACGCGGCAGGAGGCGCGCCCGATTCTCGAGGCGGCCGACGCGACCGGCCTGCGGGTCGGCTGTGCGCCGGACACCGTGCTCGGTACGGGAACGCAGACCGCGCGGGTGCTGCTCGACCGCGGTGACATCGGCCAGCCGACGGCCGCGACGGCGTTCTTCACCAGCCCCGGCCCGGAGCCGTGGCACCCGGACCCGGAGTTCTACTACAAGCCCGGCGGCGGCCCGCTGCTCGACATGGGGCCGTACTACCTGTCGGCGCTCGTCACGCTGCTCGGCCCGGTGAAGACGGTGACCGGACGGTCCACCCGGGCGAAGCTCGAACGTACGGTCGGCAGCGGCCCGAAGCAGGGCACGTCGTTCACCGTCGACGTCGAGACGCACATCACCGGCGTGCTCGAGCACGAGTCCGGGGTGCTCACGACCGTGATCACGAGCTTCGACGTGTGGGGCGCGCGGCTGCCGCGGATCGAGATCTACGGCAGTGACGGCACGCTCTCGGTGCCCGACCCGAACACGTTCGCCGGCGACGTCGAGGTCTACTCGCCGTCGTCGCACGAGTGGTCCGTCGCGGAGACGGCCGGCGGCTACGCCGAGTCGGGCCGCGGCTTCGGCCTCGCCGACATGGCGCGCGCGATCCGTACCGACGGCAAGCACCGCGCGAGTGGTGCGCTCGCATTCCACGTCCTCGACGTGATGGAGTCGCTGCTCGATTCCGCAATGCAGGAAAAGGCCGTCAATGTGGAAAGCACTGTGGAACGTCCAGATGCCGTACCACTGGGGGCGACGCCCGACCAGGGGTGA
- a CDS encoding ThuA domain-containing protein: MDTQARRALVVRGGWDGHVPVECTDRFIPFIEENGFSVEVSDTLDSYLDAESLSGTDLILQIWTMGEITKEQREGLDKAIRAGTGFAGWHGGVADAFRADLEYNFIVGGQFISHPHGFVDYDVNVLPDKADHPIVKGIEKFHVHTEQYYIHADPSNDVLATTTFPAHENYPWIEGVVMPAVWTRTWGDGRVFVTTVGHKLDDLDTPEVRTIIERGLLWATR; encoded by the coding sequence GTGGACACCCAAGCGCGTCGAGCGCTCGTCGTGCGCGGAGGCTGGGACGGACACGTTCCCGTCGAATGCACCGATCGGTTCATCCCGTTCATCGAGGAGAACGGCTTCAGCGTCGAAGTCTCCGACACCCTCGACTCCTACCTCGATGCCGAGAGCCTGTCTGGAACCGATCTCATCCTGCAGATCTGGACCATGGGCGAGATCACCAAGGAGCAGCGCGAGGGGCTGGACAAGGCGATCCGGGCCGGCACCGGGTTCGCCGGTTGGCATGGCGGAGTCGCTGACGCGTTCCGCGCCGACCTCGAGTACAACTTCATCGTCGGTGGACAGTTCATCTCCCACCCGCACGGCTTCGTCGACTACGACGTGAACGTTCTGCCCGACAAGGCAGATCACCCGATCGTCAAGGGCATCGAGAAGTTCCACGTGCACACGGAGCAGTACTACATCCACGCCGACCCGAGCAACGACGTGCTGGCGACGACGACGTTTCCCGCACACGAGAACTACCCCTGGATCGAAGGGGTCGTGATGCCGGCCGTCTGGACCCGCACCTGGGGCGATGGCCGCGTCTTCGTCACCACCGTCGGCCACAAGTTGGACGACCTCGACACCCCCGAAGTTCGCACGATCATCGAAAGAGGCTTGCTATGGGCGACTCGCTGA
- a CDS encoding nitroreductase family deazaflavin-dependent oxidoreductase, with the protein MRLARFNRHVTNRLTGLIAPWMPWFGVLWHTGRRSGRALRTPLNVFPAPGGFVIALTYGPDTDWVKNVIAAGGCSLTYRRKLYQLTAPELYRDPSRRAMPGIVRLALGRIGVTDFLRLRNV; encoded by the coding sequence ATGCGGTTGGCGAGGTTCAACCGGCACGTGACGAATCGCCTTACCGGGCTGATCGCGCCGTGGATGCCCTGGTTCGGCGTGCTGTGGCACACCGGCCGGCGGTCCGGCCGCGCCCTGCGGACGCCGCTGAACGTGTTTCCCGCGCCCGGCGGCTTCGTCATCGCGCTCACGTACGGGCCGGACACCGACTGGGTGAAGAACGTCATCGCCGCCGGCGGGTGCTCGCTCACGTACCGCCGGAAGCTCTACCAGCTGACCGCGCCGGAGCTCTACCGCGACCCGTCGCGGCGGGCGATGCCCGGGATCGTCCGGCTGGCGCTGGGCCGGATCGGCGTGACGGACTTCCTGCGGCTGCGGAACGTCTGA
- a CDS encoding LuxR C-terminal-related transcriptional regulator, with protein MSELSHGVVRALRPAVVHEPNHSPVNHVATTSDLRRRVSDDEIRLLALLADGLPVEAIARRLALSDRTVRRRSRALCDRLGARAPIQVVAWAARNGLI; from the coding sequence ATGTCAGAACTCAGCCACGGCGTCGTACGAGCACTGAGACCGGCCGTAGTACATGAGCCAAACCACAGCCCTGTCAATCACGTCGCGACGACGAGTGACTTGAGGCGTCGGGTGTCCGACGACGAAATCAGGCTCCTGGCTCTGCTTGCGGACGGTCTTCCGGTCGAAGCAATTGCCCGCCGGCTAGCGCTTTCCGACCGCACTGTGCGTCGCCGTTCGCGCGCATTGTGTGACCGTTTGGGAGCTCGTGCGCCGATCCAGGTAGTTGCGTGGGCCGCACGGAATGGTCTGATTTAA
- a CDS encoding cytochrome P450 — protein sequence MPADVAFAITQLSSHDGPTYVPSHDAWFFSRYADVVAGLRAFRTQHLSSDLAAQAFVRFDTAALRNRVRHACEHALERVRNEHRLDVVRDYAAAVTSTVVPELFGISLPDRERFLQWCKAIHRTRQQIDGTRSIERVGAEAARELADYLLRLIADRRTEPRDDLLGALVAAAGDSGTDDIVDCVVSLAIAGTETTTDLLGLGVLALLESPEQFHLLRGSPDLAPAAVEELLRYCGPVRLTPRRAPSTMVVAGAQVAEGQLVMLGLAAANRDPAVFSAPDELDLMRTDNRHLTFGLGGLDRLGAPLVRLQAEIALQTLLRRLPYLELADNDHRYQDVPTLRGLRALPVVF from the coding sequence ATGCCCGCCGATGTCGCTTTCGCGATCACTCAGCTGTCGAGCCATGACGGGCCGACGTACGTCCCGTCGCACGACGCCTGGTTCTTCAGTCGGTACGCCGACGTGGTCGCCGGTCTCCGCGCCTTCCGGACGCAACACCTCTCCAGCGACCTTGCCGCGCAGGCGTTCGTCCGGTTCGACACCGCGGCCTTGCGCAACCGGGTCCGGCACGCCTGCGAGCACGCCCTCGAGCGCGTACGCAACGAGCACCGGCTGGACGTCGTACGCGACTACGCCGCGGCCGTGACCTCGACGGTGGTGCCGGAGCTCTTCGGCATCTCCCTCCCCGACCGCGAGCGGTTTCTCCAATGGTGCAAGGCGATTCACCGCACCCGACAGCAGATCGACGGCACGAGGAGCATCGAACGGGTCGGCGCCGAGGCGGCCCGCGAGCTCGCCGACTACCTGCTCCGGCTGATCGCCGACCGCCGTACCGAGCCCCGCGACGACCTCCTCGGCGCGCTCGTCGCCGCGGCGGGGGACTCGGGGACTGACGACATCGTCGACTGCGTCGTGTCGCTCGCGATCGCGGGCACCGAGACGACCACGGACCTGCTCGGCCTCGGTGTGCTGGCCCTGCTGGAGAGTCCCGAGCAGTTCCACCTGCTCCGCGGCAGCCCGGACCTCGCGCCCGCCGCGGTCGAGGAGCTGCTGCGCTACTGCGGCCCGGTGCGGCTGACCCCGCGCCGCGCTCCCTCCACGATGGTGGTCGCCGGCGCGCAGGTCGCCGAGGGGCAGCTCGTCATGCTCGGACTCGCCGCCGCAAACCGCGACCCCGCGGTGTTCAGCGCGCCGGACGAGCTCGACCTCATGCGTACGGACAACCGCCATCTCACCTTCGGCCTCGGCGGGCTCGACCGCCTCGGCGCGCCGCTCGTCAGGCTGCAGGCCGAGATCGCGTTGCAAACTTTGCTGCGGCGGCTCCCGTACCTCGAGCTCGCCGACAACGACCACCGCTACCAGGACGTCCCCACGCTGCGCGGCCTGCGCGCACTGCCGGTCGTGTTCTAA
- a CDS encoding LacI family DNA-binding transcriptional regulator: MAKQPTIEEVAALAGVSRGTASRVINDAPYVSAAARAAVQRAVKELGYVPNQAARSLVTRRHDAVALVASEWDERLFYDPFFAEVVLGVNSALAESDLDLVLVVGTTERQRERFASRLRARAYDGLMLLSLHGVELLHSLVLASGVPAVFCGRPLGATPAHYVDSDNRGGARLAAEHLVGLGRRRIATITGSLDKQVGVDRHAGFADGLLAAGLSPSLVAEGNFSEASGAAAMASLLDAHPDLDAVFVAGDSMAVGALGVLRARGHSVPGDVAVVGFDDLPRAALTSPPMTTVRQEVRGLGAELARTLLGLMRGEEVQSLILPTSLVIRDSA, translated from the coding sequence ATGGCCAAGCAGCCGACGATCGAGGAGGTCGCGGCGTTGGCTGGCGTGTCCCGGGGGACGGCTTCGCGGGTGATCAACGACGCGCCGTACGTCTCGGCCGCGGCGCGGGCGGCTGTGCAGCGGGCGGTCAAGGAGCTCGGCTACGTGCCGAACCAGGCCGCCCGTTCGCTCGTCACGCGGCGGCACGACGCGGTGGCTCTGGTGGCGTCGGAGTGGGACGAACGGCTGTTCTACGACCCGTTCTTCGCCGAGGTCGTGCTCGGTGTCAACTCCGCCTTGGCAGAGTCGGATCTCGACCTGGTGTTGGTGGTGGGGACGACCGAACGGCAGCGCGAACGCTTCGCTTCGCGGCTGCGTGCGCGGGCGTATGACGGGCTGATGTTGCTGTCCCTGCACGGGGTTGAGCTGCTGCACTCGTTGGTGCTGGCCAGTGGTGTGCCGGCGGTGTTCTGCGGCCGGCCGTTGGGTGCGACGCCGGCGCACTACGTGGACTCGGACAACCGGGGCGGTGCGCGGCTGGCTGCCGAACATCTGGTCGGTCTGGGGCGGCGGCGGATCGCCACCATTACGGGGAGTCTGGACAAGCAAGTCGGGGTTGACAGGCATGCGGGGTTTGCCGACGGGCTACTCGCGGCTGGACTTTCGCCTTCCCTGGTGGCGGAAGGGAACTTCTCCGAGGCGAGCGGTGCTGCGGCGATGGCCTCGTTGCTGGACGCGCACCCGGACCTGGACGCGGTGTTCGTCGCGGGCGACTCGATGGCCGTGGGCGCGCTGGGCGTTCTGCGCGCCCGGGGGCATTCGGTGCCTGGCGACGTCGCGGTGGTCGGCTTCGACGACCTGCCCCGCGCCGCGCTGACCTCGCCGCCGATGACGACGGTGCGTCAGGAGGTGCGCGGGCTGGGGGCTGAACTCGCCCGGACGTTGCTCGGCCTGATGCGCGGCGAAGAGGTCCAGTCGCTGATTCTCCCGACCAGCTTGGTGATTCGCGACTCTGCCTAG
- a CDS encoding DUF3574 domain-containing protein, with the protein MNEINVRAALSKRRTPIALAVGGVVTALAFTVGPTLVPDPPISPMASTGGSAGKSTASYPLPDTRPGDIFRRTELYFGSARADGKPPVTPAQFDKFVDKYVTPRFPDGLTQLTGEGQWNGSTGPVEEQSFVVILLYPLDDRGANKEIEAIRKDYKKAFGQESVLRADSLDRVSF; encoded by the coding sequence ATGAACGAGATCAACGTCAGAGCGGCCCTGTCGAAGCGACGCACGCCGATCGCCCTGGCGGTCGGCGGAGTGGTCACCGCGCTGGCCTTCACCGTGGGCCCGACCCTCGTACCGGACCCACCGATCAGCCCGATGGCCTCGACGGGCGGCAGCGCCGGCAAGAGCACCGCGTCGTACCCGCTGCCGGACACCCGCCCGGGCGACATCTTCCGCCGCACCGAGCTCTACTTCGGCTCCGCCCGCGCCGACGGCAAGCCGCCGGTGACGCCGGCGCAGTTCGACAAGTTCGTCGACAAGTACGTCACGCCGCGGTTTCCGGACGGGCTGACCCAGCTCACTGGCGAGGGTCAGTGGAACGGGTCGACGGGGCCGGTGGAGGAGCAGTCGTTCGTGGTGATCTTGTTGTATCCGTTGGACGATCGCGGTGCGAACAAGGAGATCGAGGCGATTCGCAAGGACTACAAGAAGGCGTTCGGACAGGAGTCCGTGCTGCGTGCCGACAGCCTGGATCGAGTGTCCTTCTAG
- a CDS encoding sensor histidine kinase translates to MLRRANQPKTSVVRRPWTLRMRLVVALLAVAAVGMTAVGGVSLVLLRQSLIDRIDTQLASSLQPMLDNPSRGEGRPGPPRGAPGDFRIARYAASGARLPGGFNGPEGDSGGPDLPTFSASTVLQHAGEPFDVADVGDGSGWRSLSGIGVDRNVVVVSISLATTDATVSRLLGIETAVGLGVLLLVGVVSTGVVRVGMRPLSRIEETAEAIAAGNLERRIESTDRHTETGRLGAALNTMLGRITSALRQRQVSEDRLRRFVGDASHELRTPLTSIRGFAELYRSGGASSRQDVDRMMERIESEAIRMSSLVEDLLLLARLDHERPLDLAEVDLVALAADAVHDAGASSPDRSVRLRASLEPVRIIADSDRLRQVLANLLANAVRHTPALTPIVVGVGWARAGEPSTLAAAAGAELAPGTRVAVLEVEDSGPGVPLDQAQRVFDRFYRVDSGRSRDRGGAGLGLAITSALVEAHGGRIELTTRPGMGATFRVLLPVDAG, encoded by the coding sequence GTGCTCAGGCGGGCTAACCAGCCCAAGACCAGCGTCGTACGCCGGCCGTGGACGCTGCGGATGCGGCTGGTCGTCGCGCTGCTCGCGGTCGCGGCGGTGGGCATGACGGCCGTCGGCGGCGTGAGCCTGGTGCTGCTCCGGCAGTCGCTGATCGACCGCATCGACACTCAGCTCGCGTCCAGCCTCCAGCCCATGCTCGACAACCCGTCCCGAGGCGAGGGGCGACCAGGCCCGCCGCGCGGTGCGCCTGGCGACTTCCGGATAGCGCGGTACGCGGCCTCCGGCGCTCGCCTGCCTGGCGGTTTCAACGGGCCGGAGGGCGATTCCGGTGGCCCCGACCTGCCGACGTTCTCTGCATCGACCGTGCTCCAGCACGCGGGCGAACCGTTCGACGTCGCGGATGTCGGCGACGGCAGCGGGTGGCGCTCGCTGTCCGGGATCGGAGTCGACAGGAACGTCGTCGTGGTCTCGATCTCGCTCGCGACCACCGACGCGACGGTCTCGCGGCTGCTCGGCATCGAGACGGCCGTCGGGCTGGGCGTCCTGCTGCTGGTCGGGGTGGTGTCGACCGGCGTCGTCCGGGTGGGGATGCGGCCGCTCAGCCGGATCGAGGAGACCGCCGAGGCGATCGCGGCCGGCAACCTGGAGCGGCGCATCGAGAGCACCGACCGGCACACCGAGACCGGTCGGCTTGGGGCGGCGTTGAACACGATGCTCGGCCGGATCACGTCGGCGCTGCGGCAGCGGCAGGTGTCGGAGGATCGGTTGCGCCGGTTCGTCGGCGACGCTTCGCATGAGCTGCGGACGCCTTTGACGTCTATTCGCGGGTTTGCTGAGCTGTATAGGTCGGGTGGGGCGTCGTCTCGTCAGGATGTCGACCGGATGATGGAGCGGATCGAGAGCGAGGCGATCCGGATGAGTTCTTTGGTCGAGGACCTTCTGCTACTGGCGCGGTTGGACCATGAGCGCCCGCTCGACCTGGCCGAGGTGGACCTGGTGGCGCTGGCCGCCGACGCTGTGCACGACGCCGGGGCTTCTTCGCCTGACCGATCGGTGCGGCTTCGTGCGTCGTTGGAGCCGGTGCGGATCATCGCCGACTCGGACCGGCTACGGCAGGTGCTCGCGAACCTGCTGGCGAACGCTGTGCGCCACACGCCTGCGCTGACGCCGATCGTCGTCGGGGTGGGCTGGGCTCGGGCTGGCGAGCCCTCGACGCTTGCTGCCGCTGCCGGGGCTGAGCTCGCTCCTGGTACGCGGGTGGCTGTGCTGGAGGTGGAGGACTCTGGGCCTGGTGTGCCGCTCGACCAGGCTCAACGGGTGTTCGATCGGTTCTATCGCGTGGACTCAGGGCGCTCCCGCGACCGCGGCGGCGCTGGCTTGGGTCTGGCCATCACGTCGGCGCTGGTTGAAGCGCATGGCGGGCGGATCGAGCTGACCACCCGCCCCGGAATGGGCGCGACCTTCCGCGTCCTGCTGCCCGTGGACGCCGGCTAG
- a CDS encoding methylenetetrahydrofolate reductase, giving the protein MSTNAFELVCEIEPPTRPDLARIRRQIEVMTPFADTFLAPDNHIGRATISSVAVAHEIQAAGAKGIACLNARDRNLLGFRRDLLTAAAYDVERFLFVYGDKPTVGDRGGDLTVRSMLSHVREWDGPAFTVGVAASTRSPLPAWKRSADFVFAQVDFSVSSAVAWRERQALSCPVYAGVMVLASERMARSLAATIPDISIPPELISRVSVDPMAGVEAACAQIEALRSSGAFDGVHLITASRYRDVAARLVR; this is encoded by the coding sequence ATGTCCACGAACGCGTTCGAGCTCGTCTGTGAGATCGAGCCTCCCACCCGTCCGGACCTCGCGCGGATTCGGCGGCAGATCGAGGTGATGACGCCGTTCGCCGACACGTTCCTCGCGCCGGACAACCACATCGGCCGCGCCACGATCTCCTCGGTGGCGGTCGCGCACGAGATCCAGGCGGCCGGCGCGAAGGGCATCGCGTGCCTGAACGCCCGGGACCGCAACCTGCTCGGGTTTCGACGCGACCTGCTCACCGCGGCGGCGTACGACGTCGAGCGGTTCCTGTTCGTGTACGGCGACAAGCCGACCGTCGGCGATCGCGGCGGCGACCTCACCGTGCGGTCGATGCTCTCGCACGTCCGCGAGTGGGACGGGCCGGCGTTCACCGTGGGAGTGGCCGCTTCGACGCGTTCGCCCTTGCCGGCCTGGAAGCGCTCGGCCGACTTCGTGTTCGCCCAGGTGGACTTCTCGGTCTCCTCGGCGGTCGCATGGCGTGAACGGCAAGCGCTCTCCTGCCCGGTGTACGCGGGTGTGATGGTGCTCGCGAGTGAGCGCATGGCTCGGTCGCTCGCGGCCACGATCCCGGACATCTCGATCCCGCCGGAGCTGATCTCGCGCGTCTCGGTGGACCCGATGGCAGGCGTGGAGGCGGCCTGCGCGCAGATCGAGGCCTTGCGCTCGAGCGGCGCGTTCGACGGCGTCCACCTGATCACCGCGAGCCGCTACCGCGACGTCGCGGCGCGCCTCGTTCGTTAG
- a CDS encoding response regulator transcription factor, which translates to MTAPTQPSSGTVLVVDDEPNILELLSAALRLSGFEVHAADNGAAALKLAADHKLDIVVIDVMLPDYDGFQLAQRLRKDHQRLPVLFLTARDALEDRIAGLTVGGDDYVTKPFSLEELVLRLRAILRRTHRQPDLDDDGRLRYADLELDEDAHEVWRNGRSIQLSPTEFNLLRYLLINSEKVVSKSQILDRVWNYQFGGDSRIVESYISYLRRKIDTEDPPLIHTIRGVGYSLRRPRGAVRSRAQAG; encoded by the coding sequence GTGACTGCTCCCACCCAGCCCAGCTCGGGAACGGTGCTCGTCGTGGACGACGAGCCGAACATCCTCGAGCTCCTGTCGGCCGCCCTCCGCCTGTCCGGCTTCGAGGTCCATGCCGCCGACAACGGTGCCGCGGCGTTGAAGCTCGCCGCCGACCACAAGCTCGACATCGTCGTCATCGACGTGATGCTGCCCGACTACGACGGGTTCCAGCTGGCCCAACGGCTGCGCAAGGACCACCAGCGCCTGCCGGTCCTCTTCCTCACCGCGCGCGACGCGCTGGAGGATCGCATCGCCGGGCTCACCGTCGGCGGCGACGACTACGTGACGAAGCCGTTCTCGCTGGAGGAGCTCGTCCTTCGGCTGCGAGCGATTCTGCGCCGTACGCATCGTCAACCTGACCTTGACGACGATGGGCGACTGCGGTACGCCGACCTCGAACTGGACGAGGATGCCCACGAGGTATGGCGAAACGGCCGTTCGATCCAACTCTCGCCGACCGAGTTCAACCTGCTGCGCTACCTGCTGATCAACTCCGAGAAGGTCGTCAGCAAGTCGCAGATCCTCGACCGCGTGTGGAACTACCAGTTCGGTGGCGACAGTCGCATCGTCGAGTCGTACATCAGCTACCTGCGCCGCAAGATCGACACCGAGGACCCGCCGTTGATCCACACGATCCGCGGGGTCGGCTACAGCCTGCGCCGCCCGCGCGGGGCGGTGCGGAGCCGTGCTCAGGCGGGCTAA
- a CDS encoding bifunctional glycosyltransferase family 2/GtrA family protein, protein MTETVTRPGEAPTPDVVTATIEVIVPVYNEERSLPGCVEVLEQYLRTKLPFSWTITVVDNASTDETLGVAEGLADRFPNVRVIHLDRKGRGHALKTAWGWSDADVVAYMDVDLSTGLDGLLPLVAPLVNGHSDLAIGTRLAPGARTIRGPRRELISRGYNQLIRWVHGSKFTDAQCGFKAARTEAIRPLLDRIEDDGWFFDTELLLIAEHNGLRIHEVPVDWVEDTDSRVALMSTAWEDIRGLVRVARAKANGSARLPNLKQRPDPVIAHPNGSTAERREGGLSWQLVSFATIGAISTAMTLVLYAILRSWFPVLAANLIALIVSTLFNTEANRRLTFLGRTGRTRANPARIHLQGFVVFGLYYAFTSGALLALHAAVAAPTRWLELGVLTAASAIGTVGRFVALRTWVFKSAES, encoded by the coding sequence ATGACAGAGACAGTGACCCGGCCGGGCGAGGCGCCGACGCCGGATGTGGTGACCGCGACGATCGAGGTGATCGTCCCGGTCTACAACGAGGAACGCTCGCTCCCGGGCTGCGTCGAGGTGCTCGAGCAGTACCTGCGGACGAAGCTGCCGTTCTCCTGGACGATCACCGTCGTCGACAACGCCAGCACCGACGAGACGCTCGGCGTCGCCGAGGGCCTGGCCGACCGGTTCCCGAACGTTCGCGTCATCCACCTCGACCGCAAGGGCCGCGGCCACGCGCTCAAGACGGCCTGGGGCTGGAGCGACGCCGACGTCGTCGCGTACATGGACGTCGATCTCTCAACTGGGCTTGACGGTTTGCTCCCGTTGGTCGCGCCGCTCGTCAACGGCCACTCCGACCTCGCGATCGGCACCCGCCTCGCTCCAGGCGCACGGACCATCCGTGGCCCAAGGCGCGAGCTGATCTCCCGCGGCTACAACCAGCTGATCCGCTGGGTGCATGGCAGCAAGTTCACCGATGCCCAGTGCGGGTTCAAGGCCGCGCGTACGGAGGCGATCCGCCCGCTGCTCGACCGGATCGAGGACGACGGCTGGTTCTTCGACACCGAGCTGCTGCTGATCGCCGAGCACAATGGCCTGCGCATCCACGAGGTCCCGGTCGACTGGGTCGAGGACACCGACAGCCGGGTCGCGCTGATGAGCACCGCGTGGGAGGACATCCGCGGCCTCGTACGCGTCGCCCGCGCGAAGGCGAACGGCTCAGCCCGCTTGCCGAATCTCAAACAGCGCCCGGATCCCGTCATCGCCCATCCGAACGGGTCGACGGCCGAACGCCGCGAGGGCGGACTGTCGTGGCAGCTGGTCTCGTTCGCGACGATCGGCGCGATCTCGACCGCGATGACCCTTGTCCTGTACGCGATTCTGCGCAGCTGGTTCCCCGTTCTCGCGGCGAACCTCATCGCGTTGATCGTCAGCACGCTGTTCAACACCGAGGCGAACAGGCGGCTCACGTTCCTCGGGCGCACGGGCCGCACCCGCGCGAACCCGGCCAGGATCCACCTGCAGGGCTTCGTGGTCTTCGGGCTGTACTACGCGTTCACGTCCGGCGCGCTGCTCGCCCTGCACGCCGCCGTCGCGGCGCCCACCCGCTGGCTCGAGCTCGGAGTGCTCACCGCCGCATCGGCGATCGGTACGGTCGGCCGCTTCGTCGCGCTGCGTACCTGGGTGTTCAAAAGCGCGGAGTCTTGA